The region TAACGAGGTACACACCAGCTCTGTGGCATGTCAAGGTCACAATCCCACCGGATCTGCACTCCCATCACACCCCCctaacaagaagaaaaaaaaaaagtgcacaaaatgctattaaaattctaatattagccaatttaattcagcaatgtcaGATAAACAAATTAAGTCTCTAACATGGACTGCCATGGTCTGAAAATCCTCTTCAGCCTCTTCAACAATGTCTTTGAGTCTGAAGATTGGGCAGTCAGGGTCTGTCTTATGGCTGAACACACACTGTGTCAAGTAGGAGCTATTTATATTTGGCAGGATATTCCTTCTGTAAGGACATAAGGAGCATGTTTCATTCAGTTAAAACATTAGCAGACAATTCATTCACTTTTTTCAGCTATCTAAGTAAAAACAATAACGCAAGCTTActtgttgaaattaaatttgGGATAAcgaatgttattttttatgagAACAGTGaagttttcagcatctgccagAAGTGGTGGACTGAAACgtcaagaagaagaaaaacaaaacacgaCTTTACCAACATTACATGGTTTCAAAtctaaagaaaagaaatgacatatacacacacataataaataaataaataaataattttactttgGGGGTTCAACAATCTTCTCTAGAGGACACCAGGACAGCACTTCACAAGTCTTCACTGTGTCATTGTAATGGACACATCTGCCAGTCCGAAcacctgaaagaaaaaaaaaaagaaaaaaaaaaagatcattatttttatgtatataaaatgatttttgcgGTCTAAACAGATGAGATTGCAAAGATCATAAGTCACAGTTAGTGTCATTTAATGTATGAGCCATACCATCTCCACGAGCATCAGTGAAGCCTCTTTTGCAGTCTCTGTGAAAAGTGCATATGGATGCTGGGGTCGGATTCTAAGTTACACAATTTAAATTGAGATTAAAATACATGATACAAGAcactgacagaaaaaaaattcaagcaATATTTTCTAATTCTACTATTTATTAGTTTAGCTTACTTTTTCtctattatttcaaataatttaattgtacaATTACTATTTGGTATTTGATTTCAGCCAGTAACGTTTGTTTTAATCGGTTAGTTACAAAAGAGCACTATGCCTCCCATAATGACTCACCTCAGCACATTTCGACTGTGTTTGATTTGGGGTGATGATCATATTGGTCAGCACAAAGAATGAGCCATCCTCCTGAAACGTATAAAAACACATGATTTCAAGTAATACCTAAAAATATACTTCCTCATAATTGAATAATGCCAAAGGCATAGACACTTTTCATTTCCTTAAAGACAGTGTaaaccagggttcctcaaatctttccctggagggccattctgctgcagagtttagctccaactctgATCAAACTCACTTACCTGTgatctaatgatcttgaagactctgattagcatgctcaggtgtgtttgaatagggttagagctaaactctgcaggagtgggccaggcTTGAGGATGCCTGGAGTTTAAATTACATTCACTGCCATCAGTAAACAGTATGGTCAAATGTTTTATGTgcaattttgatcaaataaaaaaaaaaaagtaaaaagaaaaaaaaaacaagtgtatTGGACACTTATCATACAAATGTCTTaacattatttcaaataaattatatcaaaatcattaataattaaaatgcataatcTAGATATCAGGAGAAACTCAGCACCATTGAGTCCTCATTTGACATTGTTTAATGCAGCATACAACTGTTAGCAAATTTGTATAGGCAAATCTTGTGGTTTCTGTACTCTTcaaaacaatatgttatttactCTTGTTGTTTCTTTTGAAACTTTAAAAGCTAGTTGAGCAGTGTAATGCGTTCAAGTTTTGAATACAAGTCTGCTTtcagaaaatgagaaaaacctttttaaaagtaGGCTATATATTAATTAAGTTTCCCTAACTTTTATAAAGTACTATTTGAAATGAATCAAGTTTAATTATTTGACAGCCTCTATGATTAAACGAGTATGAAAACAAAAACGTTTCTAGTGTACGAGGAAACTGACTAAAGTCTGAATGACTTTGGATCTTTAAAGGTTGAAAACCACTGGTTTAAGATCATTAAAGCAAACttgttacacccaacactgattTCCCAAGAGACTAAAAATCTGAGTATCCCATATTCCAAAAGATTGCACACAGCGTTTGAGTAAAGAGTGAACTTAATACAATGTGTGAGCATGCAGGTACAGCCATAACCTCTTCATAACCCATGAAGCTGGTGGAACCAGTGAGGTAGTGGGCATTTAAATCGTCTAGCCTGTACCTCCTCTTCGTCAAATCGACTGACTACCTGCGGTGGGATGATATAATCAGCCACATCCCAGATCCGTTCACCCAGCTCGGTGGTGTTTGTAAGAGCAATGCCTTTCACTTTGGTCGTGACAGAGCTGAGGACGGTGTCCGTGTCCTGGTAGCCTTTCTtaagaacacacacatacctgTAATCAAACAGGGAAGTTATTTAAGAATACGGTTTTATTATACTGGAGTGTAAACGGTGCTCTTTATGTAGGCTATGTATTATACGAACAAGTTAACTTACCCGATGACATAGGCTATGACTAAAGCTTGAGTGAACCGGTTCAGCGTTCCCACTTTCTTGCTTCTTATCACCAATATTTTTGACGTGTAGTAGTCGAAAAAACACTCACATAGTGAATCACAGCAACCCTTTTCGCTCATTTTGATCGCTTGAATGAAATAGGATACTTCTATCTACTTGTATTTCCCTTCCTGTTCACTCAGTCACAAGTTTTGTAGGTTATTAACTTTCCACGACGCCGCAGAGCGGTCCAAACTTTACTCACTTCCCGCTGAATTGCTTCACTTTCTGAGGCTGAAGATCATATACTACTCAAGaagttttaaaggaatagttgacaTTTTTGTCACGATTTACACTGAAGGAGGTTCCGTTGGAGCACTTCTAGTGAAATGATGACGCTGCTGTTCTCTCCACAATGAAGGTGAACGGTGTCCAGAGGAAACAACTGATGTTTTGGTCTAAGGTTATTATGAAGTACCACTGAGCTCTCACTTGACATTATTTTACTGCAGAATACAACTGCCCACAAATTAATTAAGCCCATTTTGTATAGGCAAATTATGTGTTATTCTCGAAGGTTTACCATGAGCCTctcaaactaaataataaatccAACTATTACAACTCATGCCCATTATTTCAGcttttctgaagccatatgatagcTTTGGATTAAAAATTAACTACATTTTGTTACTGTTCCAGTTTTTACTATCTGTTCCTCTTAGCAGAAAACCACAAAGCCCAACAAGTTCATTAAAATGtagtattatataaatatggaaaaaagaaacacatattagagaaataaatctaaaaacaaataattattgtaGAGAAGAGGATAAAGTAAATACACCACAGAGACTGATCACAAAGATATATTTATTGACAATAATGGAGAGATGGAAATGCTGACTGAATGT is a window of Onychostoma macrolepis isolate SWU-2019 chromosome 21, ASM1243209v1, whole genome shotgun sequence DNA encoding:
- the p2rx4a gene encoding P2X purinoceptor 4a isoform X2, with the protein product MSEKGCCDSLCECFFDYYTSKILVIRSKKVGTLNRFTQALVIAYVIGYVCVLKKGYQDTDTVLSSVTTKVKGIALTNTTELGERIWDVADYIIPPQEDGSFFVLTNMIITPNQTQSKCAENPTPASICTFHRDCKRGFTDARGDGVRTGRCVHYNDTVKTCEVLSWCPLEKIVEPPNPPLLADAENFTVLIKNNIRYPKFNFNKRNILPNINSSYLTQCVFSHKTDPDCPIFRLKDIVEEAEEDFQTMAVHGGVMGVQIRWDCDLDMPQSWCVPRYTFRRLDNKDPENNVAPGYNFRFAKYYKDRDGTETRTLIKGYGIRFDVLVFGQAGKFNIIPTLLNIGAGLALLGLVNVICDWIVLTLMTRKQHYKEQKYTYVDDFGLLSNEET
- the p2rx4a gene encoding P2X purinoceptor 4a isoform X1 — its product is MSEKGCCDSLCECFFDYYTSKILVIRSKKVGTLNRFTQALVIAYVIGYVCVLKKGYQDTDTVLSSVTTKVKGIALTNTTELGERIWDVADYIIPPQVVSRFDEEEEDGSFFVLTNMIITPNQTQSKCAENPTPASICTFHRDCKRGFTDARGDGVRTGRCVHYNDTVKTCEVLSWCPLEKIVEPPNPPLLADAENFTVLIKNNIRYPKFNFNKRNILPNINSSYLTQCVFSHKTDPDCPIFRLKDIVEEAEEDFQTMAVHGGVMGVQIRWDCDLDMPQSWCVPRYTFRRLDNKDPENNVAPGYNFRFAKYYKDRDGTETRTLIKGYGIRFDVLVFGQAGKFNIIPTLLNIGAGLALLGLVNVICDWIVLTLMTRKQHYKEQKYTYVDDFGLLSNEET